In Bradyrhizobium sp. CCBAU 051011, the following are encoded in one genomic region:
- a CDS encoding metallopeptidase family protein: MWTEAKAPSLAEMEAMAHEVFERLPKTFRTLCQGVIIRVDDFPTDEVLDELQAQSEFDLLGLFQGIGLPQQSNQDVARLPNMIWLYRRPILDYWAEHEETLGHIIRHVLIHEIGHHFGLSDADMEAIEANAG, translated from the coding sequence ATGTGGACCGAAGCAAAAGCCCCCTCACTCGCCGAAATGGAAGCCATGGCCCATGAGGTGTTCGAGCGCCTGCCCAAGACGTTTCGAACCCTCTGCCAGGGCGTGATCATCCGCGTCGACGACTTTCCGACCGACGAGGTCCTGGACGAGTTGCAGGCGCAAAGCGAATTCGACCTGCTCGGCCTGTTCCAGGGGATCGGCCTGCCGCAGCAGAGCAATCAGGACGTCGCCCGCCTGCCCAACATGATCTGGCTTTATCGCCGGCCTATCCTGGACTACTGGGCCGAGCACGAGGAAACGCTGGGCCACATCATCCGCCACGTCCTGATCCACGAGATCGGGCACCATTTCGGACTTTCGGACGCCGATATGGAGGCGATCGAGGCCAACGCGGGCTAG
- the leuD gene encoding 3-isopropylmalate dehydratase small subunit, which translates to MEKFTTLEGVAAPLKIINVDTDMIIPKQYLKTIKRTGLGKGLFSEQRYKDDGSENPDFVLNQPAYRNAKVLVAGDNFGCGSSREHAPWALLDFGIRCVISTSFGDIFYNNCFKNGILPIRVSQEDLDKLFDDAERGANATLTIDLANQEIRGPDGGKVKFEIDPFRKHCLMNGLDDIGLTMEKKSSIDDYEAKLKKERAWA; encoded by the coding sequence ATGGAAAAGTTCACCACATTGGAAGGCGTAGCTGCCCCCCTGAAGATCATCAATGTCGACACCGACATGATCATTCCGAAGCAGTACCTGAAGACCATCAAGCGCACCGGCCTTGGCAAGGGCCTTTTCTCGGAACAGCGCTACAAGGACGACGGCAGCGAGAATCCGGACTTCGTGCTCAACCAGCCGGCCTATCGCAACGCCAAGGTGCTGGTCGCCGGCGACAATTTCGGCTGCGGCTCGAGCCGCGAGCACGCGCCGTGGGCGCTGCTGGATTTCGGCATCCGCTGCGTGATCTCGACCTCGTTCGGCGACATCTTCTACAACAACTGCTTCAAGAACGGCATCCTGCCGATCCGCGTCTCGCAGGAAGACCTCGACAAGCTGTTCGACGACGCCGAGCGCGGCGCCAACGCCACGTTGACCATCGATCTCGCCAACCAGGAGATCCGCGGCCCCGACGGCGGCAAGGTGAAGTTCGAGATCGACCCGTTCCGCAAGCACTGCCTGATGAACGGCCTCGATGACATCGGCCTGACCATGGAAAAGAAGTCGTCGATCGACGATTACGAGGCGAAGCTGAAGAAAGAGCGCGCCTGGGCCTGA
- the trmD gene encoding tRNA (guanosine(37)-N1)-methyltransferase TrmD: MTWRATVLTLFPDMFPGPLGVSLAGKALASGLWSLEARDIRDSATDRHRSVDDTPAGGGPGMVLRADVLAAAIDTADAGQDRPHLLMSPRGRPLTQSRVKELARGPGPLIVCGRFEGVDQRVIEARNLEEVSIGDYVLSGGEIAAMALIDACVRLLPGVMGKQASGEDESFSEGLLEYPQFTRPQEFEGRGIPEILISGDHAKVAAWRKAEAEALTRARRPDLWAARPGQKATKNKTEG; encoded by the coding sequence ATGACCTGGCGCGCCACGGTTCTCACCTTATTCCCGGACATGTTTCCCGGACCGCTCGGCGTCAGCCTGGCGGGCAAGGCGCTGGCGTCCGGGCTGTGGTCGCTGGAGGCGCGTGATATCCGCGATTCAGCCACCGACCGCCACCGCAGCGTCGATGACACCCCGGCCGGCGGCGGGCCCGGCATGGTGCTCCGCGCCGACGTGCTGGCGGCTGCGATCGATACCGCCGATGCCGGTCAGGATCGGCCGCACCTCCTGATGAGCCCGCGGGGTCGGCCATTGACCCAGTCGCGGGTCAAGGAACTCGCCCGCGGGCCGGGCCCCCTGATCGTCTGCGGCCGGTTCGAGGGGGTCGACCAGCGGGTGATCGAGGCGCGGAACCTCGAAGAGGTCTCGATCGGCGACTACGTACTGTCGGGTGGCGAAATCGCCGCAATGGCTCTGATCGACGCCTGTGTAAGGCTTTTGCCGGGGGTGATGGGCAAACAGGCCTCGGGTGAGGACGAAAGCTTTTCCGAGGGACTACTGGAATACCCCCAGTTTACCCGCCCGCAGGAGTTCGAGGGCCGCGGCATCCCCGAAATCCTGATCTCGGGCGACCATGCCAAGGTGGCGGCCTGGCGAAAGGCCGAGGCCGAAGCCCTGACCCGGGCGCGGCGGCCGGATTTATGGGCTGCCAGGCCCGGCCAAAAAGCCACAAAAAACAAGACAGAAGGGTGA
- the rimM gene encoding ribosome maturation factor RimM (Essential for efficient processing of 16S rRNA) encodes MKTPICVARIGAAHGVRGAVKLWTFTEDPLAVKQYGPLMTSDGARQFEVTHVREARDHLVATFKGIATREDAERLNGIELYVARDKLPETDEDEYYHADLIGLAAVNAANDSLGRVVAIHNFGAGDIIEIAPPRGATMLLPFTNAVVPTVDLAGGRVVIELPQEIEGDEAPTLT; translated from the coding sequence GTGAAAACACCGATTTGCGTCGCCCGGATCGGCGCCGCGCATGGCGTGCGCGGCGCGGTAAAACTGTGGACGTTCACCGAAGATCCGCTGGCCGTAAAGCAATACGGCCCGCTGATGACGAGCGACGGCGCGCGCCAGTTCGAGGTGACGCATGTCCGCGAGGCCAGGGACCACCTGGTGGCGACGTTCAAGGGCATCGCCACCCGCGAGGACGCCGAACGGCTCAACGGCATCGAGCTCTATGTCGCGCGCGACAAATTGCCCGAGACCGACGAGGACGAATATTACCACGCCGATCTGATCGGACTTGCGGCGGTCAACGCTGCCAACGATTCGCTCGGCCGTGTCGTTGCGATCCACAATTTCGGCGCCGGCGACATCATCGAGATTGCGCCGCCGCGGGGCGCCACCATGCTATTGCCTTTCACCAATGCGGTCGTGCCGACGGTCGATCTCGCCGGCGGCCGTGTGGTGATCGAGCTGCCGCAGGAAATCGAAGGCGACGAAGCCCCGACGCTCACGTGA
- the ffh gene encoding signal recognition particle protein, which translates to MFDNLSERLGGILDRLTGRGALTEKDVDAAMREVRRALLEADVSLDVVRSFIDRVREQAVGATVVKSVTPGQMVVKIVHDELVATLGADGQTIDLNAVPPVAIMMVGLQGSGKTTTTAKLARRMTQRDKRKVLMASLDIYRPAAMEQLAVLGRDLDIPTLPIVAGQKPAQIAKRALEAGKLGGYDVVLLDTAGRTTLDEEMMSEAAEIKATASPHEVLLVADSLTGQDAVNLARSFDQRVGLTGIVLTRVDGDGRGGAALSMRAVTGKPIKLIGTGEKTDALEDFHPSRIAGRILGMGDVVSLVERAAANIDAEKAARTAERMRKGQFDLNDMREQLLQMANMGGISGLMGMMPGIAKMKNQIAAAGIDDKILKRQVAIIDSMTRAERKNPDILKASRKKRIAAGAGQNVEQVNKLLKMHRNMADMMKAMGSGKRGPLAGIAQAMGFGGGMKPPSPEEMKALADKMQGGAGGGLPNLPKDLPVGLRQGLPNVPGLTGLSGKPTLPGLGGFPGKKK; encoded by the coding sequence TTGTTCGACAATCTGTCGGAAAGGCTTGGCGGGATACTCGATCGTCTGACGGGGCGCGGTGCGCTGACCGAAAAGGACGTCGATGCCGCGATGCGCGAGGTGCGCCGCGCGCTGCTGGAGGCCGACGTCTCGCTCGACGTCGTCAGGAGTTTTATCGACCGCGTTCGTGAACAGGCGGTCGGCGCCACCGTGGTCAAATCGGTCACGCCCGGCCAGATGGTGGTCAAGATCGTCCATGACGAACTTGTCGCCACGCTTGGCGCTGATGGCCAGACCATCGACCTCAATGCGGTGCCGCCGGTCGCGATCATGATGGTCGGCCTGCAGGGTTCCGGCAAGACCACGACGACAGCCAAGCTTGCCCGCCGCATGACCCAGCGCGACAAGCGCAAGGTGCTGATGGCCTCGCTCGACATCTATCGACCCGCGGCAATGGAGCAATTGGCCGTGCTGGGGCGCGACCTCGACATCCCGACGCTGCCGATCGTCGCCGGCCAGAAGCCGGCGCAAATTGCAAAACGGGCGCTCGAAGCCGGCAAACTCGGCGGCTACGACGTCGTGCTGCTCGACACCGCCGGCCGCACCACGCTCGACGAAGAGATGATGAGCGAGGCGGCCGAGATCAAAGCCACCGCCAGTCCGCACGAAGTGCTGCTGGTTGCGGATTCGCTGACCGGCCAGGACGCGGTCAACCTCGCGCGATCGTTCGATCAGCGCGTCGGCCTCACCGGCATCGTGCTGACGCGCGTCGACGGCGACGGCCGCGGCGGTGCGGCGCTGTCGATGCGCGCGGTGACCGGCAAGCCGATCAAGCTGATCGGCACCGGTGAAAAGACCGATGCGCTGGAGGATTTTCACCCCAGCCGTATCGCCGGCCGCATCCTCGGCATGGGCGACGTGGTCTCGCTGGTCGAGCGCGCCGCCGCCAATATCGACGCCGAGAAAGCCGCACGCACGGCCGAGCGCATGCGCAAGGGTCAGTTCGACCTCAACGACATGCGCGAGCAATTGTTGCAGATGGCGAACATGGGCGGCATCAGCGGGCTGATGGGCATGATGCCCGGCATCGCCAAGATGAAGAACCAGATCGCGGCCGCAGGCATCGACGACAAGATCCTCAAGCGCCAGGTCGCGATCATCGATTCGATGACGCGCGCCGAGCGCAAGAACCCCGACATTCTGAAAGCCAGCCGCAAGAAGCGTATCGCCGCCGGCGCCGGCCAGAATGTCGAGCAGGTCAACAAGCTCCTGAAGATGCACCGGAACATGGCCGACATGATGAAGGCGATGGGTTCGGGCAAGCGCGGCCCGCTCGCCGGCATCGCCCAGGCGATGGGTTTTGGCGGCGGCATGAAGCCGCCTTCGCCGGAAGAGATGAAGGCGCTGGCCGACAAGATGCAGGGCGGCGCGGGCGGCGGCCTCCCGAATTTGCCAAAGGATCTTCCGGTCGGCCTGCGTCAGGGATTGCCGAATGTGCCGGGGCTTACCGGCCTCAGCGGCAAGCCCACGCTGCCGGGCCTCGGCGGCTTTCCGGGGAAGAAGAAATGA
- the rpsP gene encoding 30S ribosomal protein S16, producing MSVVIRLARAGTKKRPVYHVVVADSRFPRDGRFIERLGHFNPLLPKDNESRLKLDMDKVKSWLAKGAQPSDRVTRFLDAAGVVKRTARNNPEKAVPRKERKAAEAAAKA from the coding sequence ATGTCAGTCGTTATCCGCCTCGCTCGCGCGGGCACCAAGAAGCGTCCGGTCTATCACGTCGTTGTCGCCGACTCGCGCTTTCCCCGCGATGGCCGCTTCATCGAGCGTCTCGGCCATTTCAATCCGCTGCTGCCGAAGGACAATGAGTCGCGCCTGAAGCTCGACATGGACAAGGTGAAGTCCTGGCTCGCCAAGGGCGCGCAGCCGTCGGACCGCGTGACCCGCTTCCTGGATGCCGCCGGCGTCGTCAAGCGCACCGCGCGCAATAACCCGGAAAAGGCCGTGCCGCGCAAGGAGCGCAAGGCCGCCGAAGCCGCCGCGAAGGCGTAA
- the leuC gene encoding 3-isopropylmalate dehydratase large subunit, whose product MSKPTTLYDKIWNDHLVHEAEDGTCLLYIDRHLVHEVTSPQAFEGLRASGRKVRAPEKTLAVVDHNVPTTDRTKPNPDPESIEQIKALAENAKEFGVEYYDEFDKRQGIVHVIGPEQGFTLPGTTIVCGDSHTSTHGAFGALAHGIGTSEVEHVLATQTLIQKKAKNMRAVVDGKLPDGVTGKDIILAIIGEIGTAGGTGYVLEYAGDAIRALTMEGRMTVCNMSIEGGARAGLVAPDEKAFEFLKGRPKSPKGADWDAAMRYWEKLRSDEGAHFDHEIRLDAAKLPPIVTWGTSPEDVVSISGFVPDPDKIEDEAKRLSKHRALKYMGLTAGTKITDIKLDRVFIGSCTNGRIEDLRAAAKIAEGKTVNAHVNAMIVPGSGIVKEQAEAEGLDKIFIKAGFEWREPGCSMCLAMNPDKLAPEERCASTSNRNFEGRQGFKGRTHLVSPAMAAAAAIAGHFVDVRDWR is encoded by the coding sequence ATGTCCAAACCGACCACGCTGTATGACAAGATCTGGAACGACCATCTGGTGCACGAAGCCGAAGACGGCACCTGCCTGCTCTATATCGACCGCCATCTGGTGCACGAGGTGACCTCGCCGCAGGCGTTCGAAGGCTTGCGCGCCTCCGGCCGCAAGGTGCGCGCGCCGGAGAAGACGCTGGCCGTCGTCGATCACAACGTTCCGACCACTGACCGCACCAAGCCCAATCCCGATCCTGAAAGCATCGAGCAGATCAAGGCGCTGGCCGAGAATGCCAAGGAGTTCGGCGTCGAATACTACGACGAGTTCGACAAGCGCCAGGGCATCGTGCACGTGATCGGCCCCGAGCAGGGCTTTACGCTGCCCGGCACCACCATCGTCTGCGGTGACAGCCACACCTCCACCCATGGCGCGTTCGGCGCGCTGGCGCACGGCATCGGCACGTCTGAAGTCGAGCACGTGCTGGCGACGCAGACGCTGATCCAGAAGAAGGCGAAGAACATGCGCGCGGTGGTCGACGGCAAATTGCCCGACGGCGTCACCGGCAAGGACATCATCCTCGCCATCATCGGCGAGATCGGCACCGCCGGCGGCACCGGCTACGTGCTGGAATATGCCGGCGACGCCATTCGCGCGCTGACGATGGAAGGCCGCATGACGGTCTGCAACATGTCGATCGAAGGCGGCGCCCGCGCCGGCCTGGTCGCGCCGGATGAAAAGGCGTTCGAATTTCTCAAGGGACGCCCGAAGTCGCCGAAGGGCGCCGACTGGGACGCCGCGATGCGCTACTGGGAAAAGCTGCGCTCGGACGAGGGCGCGCATTTCGACCACGAGATCCGGCTCGACGCTGCAAAGCTGCCGCCGATCGTGACCTGGGGCACCTCGCCCGAGGATGTGGTGTCGATCTCGGGCTTCGTGCCCGATCCTGACAAGATCGAGGACGAGGCCAAGCGGCTCTCAAAACATCGCGCGCTGAAATATATGGGCCTGACGGCGGGGACGAAGATCACCGACATCAAGCTCGATCGCGTCTTCATCGGCTCCTGCACCAACGGCCGTATCGAGGACCTGCGCGCCGCGGCGAAGATCGCCGAGGGCAAGACCGTCAATGCCCACGTCAACGCGATGATCGTGCCGGGGTCCGGCATCGTGAAGGAGCAGGCGGAAGCCGAAGGCCTCGACAAGATCTTCATCAAGGCCGGCTTCGAATGGCGCGAGCCCGGCTGCTCGATGTGCCTTGCGATGAACCCCGACAAGCTGGCGCCGGAAGAGCGCTGCGCTTCGACCTCGAACCGCAATTTCGAGGGTCGCCAGGGCTTTAAGGGCCGAACCCATCTGGTGTCGCCGGCGATGGCCGCGGCGGCGGCGATCGCTGGGCATTTCGTCGACGTCCGGGACTGGCGTTAA
- the rplS gene encoding 50S ribosomal protein L19, with the protein MNLIQQLEKEQFEKLSATKSIPEFGPGDTVIVNVKVVEGERTRVQAYEGVCIGRSGGGLNESFTVRKISYGEGVERVFPVMSPMIDSIKVVRRGKVRRAKLYYLRNLRGKSARIVEKQDRAAAVGE; encoded by the coding sequence ATGAACCTCATTCAACAGCTCGAAAAAGAGCAATTCGAAAAACTGTCGGCAACCAAGTCGATTCCGGAATTCGGCCCCGGCGACACCGTGATCGTCAACGTCAAGGTGGTCGAAGGCGAGCGCACCCGCGTGCAGGCCTATGAAGGCGTCTGCATCGGCCGTTCCGGCGGCGGGCTCAACGAGAGCTTCACCGTCCGCAAGATTTCCTACGGCGAAGGCGTCGAGCGCGTGTTCCCGGTGATGTCGCCGATGATCGACTCGATCAAGGTGGTGCGCCGCGGCAAGGTGCGTCGCGCCAAGCTGTATTACCTGCGCAACCTGCGCGGCAAGTCGGCCCGCATCGTCGAGAAGCAGGACCGCGCCGCTGCCGTCGGCGAGTAA
- a CDS encoding CoA ester lyase has translation MTRPRRSLLFMPGSNARALEKARNLSADGIILDLEDSVAPDAKAMARDQIAKAIAAGGFGKREVLIRVNSLDTPWWVEDVTMAGKARPDGILVPKISTVADLNAIANRLSDINADMSIRVWAMIETARAVLDADKLAAASKDSETRLAGFVFGPNDISRETRIRMQPGRAAMIPMITHCILATRAHGLEILDGPYSDISNIDGFATECAQGRDLGFDGKTLIHPSHIEACNAIFTPPAEEVEQARKVIAAFEQPENASRGAIQLDGRMVERLHADMARRTIAIADAIAAMGH, from the coding sequence ATGACCCGTCCGCGCCGCAGCCTGTTGTTCATGCCGGGATCGAACGCGCGGGCGCTGGAAAAGGCGCGCAATCTGTCCGCCGACGGCATCATTCTGGACCTTGAGGATTCGGTGGCGCCGGACGCCAAGGCGATGGCCCGCGACCAGATCGCCAAGGCGATCGCGGCCGGCGGCTTCGGCAAGCGCGAGGTGTTGATCCGTGTCAACAGCCTCGATACGCCCTGGTGGGTCGAGGACGTCACCATGGCCGGCAAGGCCCGGCCCGACGGCATTCTGGTTCCCAAGATTTCCACCGTTGCCGATCTCAACGCCATTGCGAATCGCCTGAGCGATATCAACGCCGATATGTCGATCCGGGTCTGGGCGATGATCGAAACCGCGCGCGCGGTGCTCGATGCGGACAAGCTGGCAGCGGCATCGAAGGATTCCGAAACAAGGCTCGCCGGCTTCGTGTTCGGGCCCAATGATATCTCGCGGGAGACGCGGATCCGCATGCAGCCGGGCCGTGCGGCGATGATCCCGATGATCACGCATTGCATCCTGGCGACGCGCGCGCACGGGCTCGAAATTCTCGACGGTCCCTACAGCGACATCAGCAATATCGACGGCTTCGCCACCGAATGCGCGCAGGGCCGCGACCTCGGTTTCGACGGCAAGACGCTGATCCATCCGAGCCATATCGAGGCCTGCAACGCCATCTTCACGCCGCCGGCCGAGGAGGTCGAGCAGGCGCGCAAGGTCATCGCGGCGTTCGAACAGCCGGAAAACGCCTCGCGCGGGGCGATCCAGCTCGACGGGCGGATGGTGGAACGGCTGCACGCCGACATGGCGCGGCGGACGATCGCGATTGCGGATGCAATCGCTGCGATGGGGCATTGA